A single Astyanax mexicanus isolate ESR-SI-001 unplaced genomic scaffold, AstMex3_surface scaffold_33, whole genome shotgun sequence DNA region contains:
- the LOC125789937 gene encoding snaclec agglucetin subunit beta-1-like produces the protein MSNHSLYYPPDKLILIQENLSWADALRYCRENHVDLVSVHSEEIQLWVEDVAQNASTDHVWLGLRHTCTLSFWFWVGGESTCYQNWVTGDAAEGEDCSPVERTGAVQARGDQKWVSLPENQTLNFICIRYEG, from the coding sequence ATGTCAAATCATTCCCTCTATTACCCTCCAGATAAACTGATCCTGATCCAGGAGAATCTGAGCTGGGCAGATgctctgagatactgcagagagaatcatgtGGACCTGGTCTCAGTTCACTCTGAGGAGATCCAGCTCTGGGTGGAGGATGTGGCTCAGAATGCCTCCACTGATCATGTGTGGCTGGGTCTGCGTCACACCTGCACCCTCAGCTTCTGGTTCTGGGTGGGTGGAGAGTCTACCTGCTACCAGAACTGGGTTACAGGTGATGCTGCAGAAGGTGAAGACTGCAGTCCTGTAGAGAGAACCGGAGCGGTGCAGGCTAGAGGAGATCAGAAGTGGGTCAGCCTGCCTGAGAACCAGACTCTCAACTTTATCTGCATCAGATATGAAGGTTAG
- the LOC103028687 gene encoding C-type lectin BiL-like, which translates to MDQKWISIIYFLSVVSVSAYVPHRYHFVNQSKNWTEAQNYCRQTYTDLATINNMDEMKKLNETLKDVVKSSAWIGLKRGDTGRWQWSLGGFYSVKDSNWNKGEPNNDGRNEFCVAMKKYWGKWLDESCGRQFPFVCFDDKKKNTEPYILVEEKKSWHDAQRHCRLHHRDLTSVRNKSERKQIEHAVKILHFSRLWIGLFNESWEWSDKSNASFRYWESSQPDNQENNENCATVHTVDQGYWHDENCKKTHPFICHEGEFYSI; encoded by the exons ATGGATCAGAAATGGATTTCAATCATCTACTTTTTGTCAG TGGTCAGTGTTTCTGCATACGTTCCTCATCGGTATCACTTCGTGAATCAGAGTAAAAACTGGACTGAAGCTCAGAACTACTGCAGACAGACCTACACTGATCTGGCCACCATCAACAACATGGACGAGATGAAGAAGCTGAACGAGACTCTGAAGGATGTGGTGAAGAGCTCTGCTTGGATTGGTCTGAAGAGAGGGGACACTGGGAGGTGGCAGTGGTCTCTGGGAGGTTTCTACAGTGTAAAAGACTCGAATTGGAATAAAGGAGAACCAAATAATGATGGTCGGAATGAGTTCTGTGTTGCGATGAAGAAATATTGGGGAAAGTGGCTTGATGAAAGCTGTGGGCGTCAAtttccttttgtgtgttttgacg AcaagaagaaaaacactgaaccCTACATTCTTGTTGAGGAGAAAAAGTCCTGGCATGATGCTCAGAGGCACTGCAGGCTGCATCACAGAGACCTGACCAGTGTGAGAAAcaaaagtgagagaaagcagattgAGCATGCCGTTAAAATATTGCACTTTTCTCGGCTTTGGATCGGCCTGTTTAATGAATCCTGGGAGTGGTCAGATAAGAGTAACGCCTCGTTCCGATACTGGGAGTCAAGCCAGCCAGACAaccaagaaaacaatgaaaactGTGCTACAGTGCACACGGTTGACCAGGGTTACTGGCACGATGAGAACTGCAAAAAAACACATCCGTTCATCTGCCACGAGGGTGAGTTTTACAGTATTTAA
- the LOC111193464 gene encoding C-type mannose receptor 2-like: MKVNFKLKEHQGDDQGGLHVDKPQSFWENLVNSSSKVFPHFLLIFTAVCGVSPYVPHRYHFVDQSKNWTEAQSYCRQNYTDLATINNMDEMKKLNKTLKGKGGEFAWIGLDLGDKGKWRWSLPDGNFYTVEDTDQNWNNKEPNNPGEKKFCVSMYKQDGKWFDDACTSGHFFVCFDKNKPNTERYVFINDKKTWREAQSYCREHHTDLASVRNETERQQINAAGNGVHFWIGLFKDSWEWSDQSNSSFRHWEPRQPDNNDLTKCAAASVKDQGQWHDIKCDEQYPFICHENKLILIQQKLSWKGALRYCRENHVDLVSVHSKEIQLWVEDVAQKASTDHVWLGLRHTCALSLWFWMSGDFICYDNWAPGDETEGEDCNNAPEEEDCSPVERTGAVQARGDQQWVSLPENQPLNFICIRYEG, encoded by the exons aTGAAGGTGAACTTCAAGCTCAAGGAACATCAGGGAGACGACCAAGGAGGACTACATGTTGATAAGCCACAAAGCTTCTGGGAGAAT tTAGTCAATTCTTCAAGTAAAGTGTTTCCACACTTTCTCCTGATCTTCACAGCTGTGTGTGGTGTATCTCCATACGTTCCTCATCGGTATCACTTTGTGGATCAGAGTAAAAACTGGACTgaagctcagagctactgcagacagaactacactgatctggccaCCATCAACAACATGGACGAGATGAAGAAGCTGAACAAGACTCTGAAGGGTAAAGGTGGAGAATTTGCTTGGATTGGTCTGGACCTCGGAGACAAAGGGAAATGGCGGTGGTCTCTGCCAGATGGAAATTTCTACACTGTAGAAGATACAGACCAGAACTGGAACAATAAAGAACCAAATAATCCTGGAGAAAAGAAGTTCTGTGTTTCGATGTATAAACAAGATGGAAAGTGGTTTGATGACGCCTGTACGAGTGGACATTTCTTTGTGTGTTTTGACA aaaataaaccaaacactGAGAGATACGTATTCATTAATGACAAAAAGACCTGGCGTgaagctcagagctactgcagaGAACATCACACAGACCTGGCCAGTGTGAGGAACGAGACTGAGAGACAGCAGATCAATGCAGCAGGAAACGGTGTTCATTTCTGGATCGGCCTGTTTAAGGACTCCTGGGAGTGGTCAGATCAGAGTAACTCCTCATTCCGACACTGGGAGCCTCGCCAGCCAGATAATAATGATCTTACAAAATGTGCTGCAGCTTCTGTGAAGGACCAGGGTCAGTGGCATGATATAAAATGTGATGAACAGTACCCATTCATCTGCCATGAGA ATAAGCTGATCTTGATCCAGCAGAAGCTGAGCTGGAAAGGagctctgagatactgcagagagaatcatgtGGACCTGGTCTCAGTTCACTCTAAGGAGATCCAGCTCTGGGTGGAGGATGTGGCTCAGAAAGCCTCCACTGATCATGTGTGGCTGGGTCTGCGTCACACCTGTGCCCTCAGCCTCTGGTTCTGGATGAGTGGAGACTTTATCTGCTATGATAACTGGGCTCCGGGTGACGAGACAGAGGGAGAAGACTGCAATAATGCTCCAGAGGAAGAAGACTGCAGTCCTGTAGAGAGAACCGGAGCGGTGCAGGCTAGAGGAGATCAGCAGTGGGTCAGCCTGCCTGAGAACCAGCCTCTCAACTTCATCTGCATCAGATATGAAGGTTAG
- the LOC125789938 gene encoding macrophage mannose receptor 1-like — protein sequence MYKQDGKWFDVSCENTYTFVCSNENKPNTERYVFINKQKTWREAQRYCREHHTDLASVRNETERWQVHAAGSGDHFWIGLFKESWKWSDQSNSSFRYCESNQHDNNDKKKCAAASVKDQGQWHDVKCDERHPFLCHENKLILIQQNLSWKGALRYCRENHVDLVSVHSEEIQLWVKDVAQKASTDHVWLGLRHTCALSLWFWMSGDFICYDNWAPGDETEGEDCNNAPEEEDCSPVERTGAVQARGDQQWVSLPENQTLNFICIKYEG from the exons ATGTATAAACAAGATGGAAAGTGGTTTGATGTCAGCTGTGAGAATACATATACTTTTGTGTGTTCCAACG aaaataaaccaaacactGAGAGATACGTATTCATTAATAAACAAAAGACCTGGCGTGAAGCTCAGAGATACTGCAGAGAACATCACACAGACCTGGCCAGTGTGAGGAACGAGACTGAGAGATGGCAGGTCCATGCAGCAGGAAGTGGTGATCATTTCTGGATCGGTCTGTTTAAGGAATCCTGGAAGTGGTCAGATCAGAGTAACTCCTCATTCCGTTACTGTGAGTCTAACCAgcatgataataatgataagaaAAAATGTGCTGCAGCTTCTGTGAAGGACCAGGGTCAGTGGCATGATGTAAAATGTGATGAACGGCACCCATTCCTCTGCCATGAGA ATAAGCTGATCTTGATCCAGCAGAATCTGAGCTGGAAAGGagctctgagatactgcagagagaatcatgtGGACCTGGTCTCAGTTCACTCTGAGGAGATCCAGCTCTGGGTGAAGGATGTGGCTCAGAAAGCCTCCACTGATCATGTGTGGCTGGGTCTGCGTCACACCTGTGCCCTCAGCCTCTGGTTCTGGATGAGTGGAGACTTTATCTGCTATGATAACTGGGCTCCGGGTGACGAGACAGAGGGAGAAGACTGCAATAATGCTCCAGAGGAAGAAGACTGCAGTCCTGTAGAGAGAACCGGAGCGGTGCAGGCTAGAGGAGATCAGCAGTGGGTCAGCCTGCCTGAGAACCAGACTCTCAACTTCATCTGCATCAAATATGAAGGTTAG